In one window of Pseudochaenichthys georgianus unplaced genomic scaffold, fPseGeo1.2 scaffold_1161_arrow_ctg1, whole genome shotgun sequence DNA:
- the LOC117440741 gene encoding cell cycle control protein 50A-like: SNVYVYYGLSNFYQNHRRYVKSRDDSQLNGDPKSLMEPSKECEPYAFHENKPIAPCGAIANSMFNDTLELFYNDPNGTKVQILLNTTGIAWWTDKHVKFGNPGGNSPNLTAAFQGTTKPINWRRPVFDLDADEGNNGFINEDFIVWMRTAALPTFRKLYRIINKKSGMVPTLPRGNYSLEVVYNYPVRSFEGRKRMILSTISWMGGKNPFLGIAYIAVGSVCFFLGVVLLLVHHKCGNRNNNADISN; the protein is encoded by the exons AGCAACGTCTACGTGTATTACGGCCTCTCCAACTTCTACCAGAATCACCGTCGCTACGTCAAGTCCAGAGACGACAGCCAGCTGAACGGAGACCCCAAATCTCTGATG GAACCCAGTAAGGAGTGCGAGCCGTACGCTTTCCACGAGAACAAACCCATCGCTCCGTGTGGAGCCATCGCCAACAGCATGTTCAACG ACACGCTGGAGCTGTTTTACAACGACCCCAACGGCACGAAGGTCCAGATCCTCCTGAACACCACGGGCATCGCCTGGTGGACGGACAAACACGTGAAGTTTGGAAACCCCGGAGGAAACAGCCCTAACCTCACCGCCGCCTTCCAAG GAACAACGAAGCCGATAAACTGGCGTCGGCCGGTCTTCGATCTGGACGCCGACGAGGGGAACAACGGCTTCATCAACGAGGACTTCATCGTGTGGATGAGGACGGCCGCGCTGCCCACCTTCAGGAAACTCTACCGCATCATCAACAAGAAGAGCGGCATGGTGCCCACGCTGCCCCGAGGGAACTACTCTCTGGAGGTCGTCTACA ATTATCCCGTGCGCAGCTTCGAGGGCCGGAAGCGGATGATTCTGAGCACCATCTCCTGGATGGGGGGGAAGAACCCCTTTCTGGGCATCGCCTACATCGCCGTGGGCTCCGTGTGCTTCTTCCTGGGCGTCGTGCTGCTGCTCGTCCACCACAAGTGCGGAAACAGAAACAACAACGCTGACATTTCCAACTGA